The Mytilus edulis chromosome 4, xbMytEdul2.2, whole genome shotgun sequence nucleotide sequence CATTAagacataaacaaacaaaaatgtgtccatagtacatggatccCCTACACTAACATTATCATTTTCTGGGTTCAgcggaccgtgaaattggggttgaaactcttatttggcattgaaattagaaagatcatagcatACGGAACATGTGAACCAAGTTTCAAATTaatcggacttcaacttcatcaaacacttctatgaccaaaatctttaatctgaagtgggacagacagacgaacaaactgaccaacagatcagaaaacataatgcccctctatcATAGAtgatcgtaggtggggcataaaaacagcttatatatgtctaaaaaattaatttaatctagtTAAAAGtacttttgtttatatattttaaggGATTTGTTTGGATAGAAAATGTATACATCTGAGATAAATCAAATACACAGGAAATTAACCTGATATCTATACATATGGACATATTGGTATATCTAAAGAGCTAAGCAAAACAGACAATAATGCCAAACATCAAGAAGATAGGTAAAACTGAATattaaatggttttaaaaaacattaattcttacttaattttaatatacaataaacaaaaaatgtgttttcagCTACAACCTTTAAACTATCaaataaacaaactttaaaattatttccaTTTATTAAACCTATATCAAAAAGgttcattcaaataaaattgCTTTAACATGGAATAATGTGgttgtaaaacatttatttttgaatatgtCTTGAATTGTATAATATAAATTTTGtttcacaaatgtgtttttttattcatttcaggAAATTCAGAATTAACTCCCTTAGTTAATTggacaatacaaaaaaaataacacaagtaATGAGGGAAGATTAGTTTTCATCCTTTTATACCATGCATTTCAGAAACTATCCAGTTCATCTAGTTTGACCGTTTAAATATTTGAGACATGATtgcttttaaatatattgaaGTAGATTTCCTCATAAATGTTCATTTCAAAATCaatcttaaaagaaaaaaaattgatgcaTTGTCGTAAAGATATATGCAAGATAAGCTTATACCAATTAGAAAAGtctatttatctatttatatatatatattatagctaAGTGTCGTCTACACTGTTATCTAACAGCTGTTCTAAAATTCTAATTAATTGCAAGGTATGTATGTACAGAtgtgaaaatatacaaaatttgtaaTCTCTTTgtacaaaaaattatttttctgattGCACTTAAAATATATCATAACATGAGGTGACAATAATAAATGAACAATGTTTTGTTCTGAACAATGGCGTCAGAAAACAGATGTGTATACACTAAAATCCAATCCAATGCTATGTAGTCAGAATGTTACATTCATCAAAATTTAGAATGTTTTGATATACAATTACATTGTCTTCACAACAGGAATTTTTTCTTCGTCCATTTTCACAACACTGACAAAAATAACGATACATCATTTGAATTTACCATAATAGCAAACTTCTGGTGGATGAACAAGTTTTTCAGGAAGTAATTGACTTTTAGCACTTTCATTCGAGTAGATCATCCCATTTAGATGGTCCCATTCATAGCACTTTAAATAAGTTATTCAATGATACAATACGACTGATGTGGTTTAATCCTTTCAGACATTTCTCATTCAAATTTCAAGTATTCCACGAAGAACATTTAATGCCATGAACATTTTCTCTCACACCTCATCTGGTAAAATTGTCACTATTAATCTTCTCTCTGGCCAGGAATATGTTTTAGGAAATTCAACCTGTAAGCAGAAATAGTAAcattatttttttgcatttaataAAAAACATAAGACAAGAAAAACTAAAATCAAATTGCATTTTGTATTATAGGAAGAAGTGTATGAAAGGAACGACATGACTTTGTGCTATGGTTACCCATTATGCAAAACAAATATGTGCAGTTGTGTATTTTGCTTCCACACCTACCCTTAATTTTCATGACTACCTTCACACAAATAGACATTTTTGGTTTTGCATTGTAAAAGCAGAGACATTTAAGGTAAAGTCCAGTATAATTCAAGTGAAGAACATAACCCTATATTGTCTTagtcaaatatttttaataaagtaACTTCCTAACCTTTCCCCCCTTAAGAACATGTATATTTTTCGCTAAAACAACTGTGACATACAGTATTAAAGACTTGTGCTGCTCATATTTCAATGTTGAGATGAAGGACTGggtattgaaaacaaatatattatgtcTCTTCATATACTAGCTATTGAATATGTAACAGATTAGCAAAAGTCAGTGAGAAGAATGGCCATTTTTACAAAGAATGCTAGTGATTACAGCAATTCAATATAAACTATCTTTGTTAATTCGTTATTTATGATAATTCATTATCAGTAAATAATAAGGAGGTGTGGTGTATTTGCTATGGAGACAACCAAAGACTAAAGGACAAAAATTGAAACGTTTTCGGGTCATTGTACAACTtcaaacaatgagcaaaactaatTCTAGGATTTTAATACCTTTAATCTCCAATAATCACATATTTttctgattgtttttttttaagaattacttttattttcagaaTAACTTGTTTGTAtctaggaatgtttggtcctcaatgctcttcaactttgtactttatttggccctaaAAACCTTTtatgatttgagcgtcactgatgagtcttatgtagactaaacacGTCTGacgcaaatataaaataaaaatcctGATGAGGTTTTTGTTTATAGATTTACACCTACATACCTCTTCAGGGTTTAACAACTCTTCAATGTCCATGTTCATTTCTTCTATAAAGTCATCTGTTAATAATACCTGAAAAAGCAAATTGCAAATGTACATATTTTCTCCTGACAAAAGATTAATCAAATCATACTTGTGACATGCACTCCACATTTTCTCTTTAATTAATAAAGATGTCAAATTTTCAAGAATATAATACCATATTGAACTTTGAAATTTGAACCAGTCTTGATATAAATTCAATGGTATTGATATTCTGATTGTCcttgatttgatttaaatttttacaGTGCTTTTGTTCAGATTGTTGTTTATGCATGGAACAGAAAATCTTGTTGCAGTTCCCTATAATAGCCTGCATTAGTCAATTCCAGTCACCCCTTGTCTAGATTCTCATTAGCTTTGGAGTTTTGTTTATCAACAACTGCATGATAAATCATAAATGATTATTTCAGTTAATTTTAGTTTTGAGGTCAGTGTTTTCTCTGATATTGACTTAACTTTGTATTGTCTATTTTTCTATCATAACCTTGTGTATCTGTATTTAAGCATTGTTTCTGCCTCATCTCATTTTCTCAATTCAtgaattaggctgttagttttcgtatttgaaattgttttacatttgttatttctgggcctttcatagcttgctgtttggtatgggttcgctcattgttgagggcTTAAAGATGATCTAGTTGCCACCCTTCTACATGCATttggaggagagttgtctcattagcaatcataccatgtctccttatttttatatggtaaataaactcatcatagacataTGAATAATAGAATATGAATTCTATATTTGCACCAGAATCATGTTTCTTCTACAAATAACTCATTAGTAAACTCGGTTGTCCTTTCCTTACCTGTAACCATGGTCCATGAGCAGCAAAGGGATGGTTTTCATCGGCAATTGAACCGTTAACACTCAATGATACTAATGTAATAGCAGTGTCATTTAAAGCACTCATAAATGTAAAATGTCTTCCATGCTTTAACCTGCCACGTAATGCCAAGGGAAGTAATTGGCCTGCTTCTAGGTTAAATTTTAAATGTACTGCGTCTAATGAGCGAGTGCGTAGTAATTCTGTTGGTCCATCTGAACATGTACTATCAAATGACTGTTTTCTTGACTGACGgctataaatataagaaaatcaGCGTTAAAACTCAAATAAACTGAACTTACACAAGAATTtccaaaaaacaatttgtttacCCAATTATCTCACAAGTGTACTTGGTCTATGAACGTTTATCAACTTTGGTGGATAgatgtctcaatggcaatcataccgcatctcctttTTTTTGTAGTTATAAAAGACAGAGACTTTATATCTTGTCGCATAATCACATGATCAGAGATATGTTTCAAAAGATACTTATCTTTTTACATCTTGCTCTAAAATCTTTGATCATatatcatgtacattttgtatattaacTTAAATACATTTCTATTATTCATCATCACAAAACTTTATAATGTAATAGTGTAATATTGAATTCCCAAAACTAGGTAAAGGCTATACTTCCaattttctatcatttttaaatttttaattcaatttctaaataaatatgCGGAGTTGTGTTCTTTTCGGAAAGacatatatatttagaaatattgttttaaggctttatttttttttatcagcaaagTACTTACTCATATTCAAAATTCTCTCTAGAGTCTCTTCTACCAAAATTACTTGGTCTGGTTAAGCCTTTCTTTAATGTTGCTTTTATTTGTTCTGaatctaaaatataaatgttcaGATTATATATactgatgaaaataaaatttgcagTTTTAAAATGAATGAAACAACAAACCAAATATTTTCAACTTCACAGACATTCAATGATTAAAGttggtgggtttttttcttcattttctggTACATAATTTTTTACGGAGAGGTTTTCAGTCAAATAGAGAATATATTTGTTAGATTTCTTGTTATAGTTAGTTTTAAAATCAATGAATCAACTAGCAAACAAAACACTGTTAACTAATAAGACATTAATGTTACATTAGCATGATTAGGTGGaggttttttttcatcattttctttCAGTTAAATCAAGAAAATATTTGTAAGATTTCTTGTCATAGTTTATAACTTATTGATGCTAGTCTGCAACcaattgtttgtgttatttttattttatgtagaAGTCCACTCAAGCAAGTACTTTTGTTTTCAAATGGGACTTTGTTCTCAGCATTGTATGTTTAAAGGAGACTTTGAAGAACAGCATTAAAGATTcaaatttatttaacaataataCAGACAACAGTattatactgctgttcaaaagtaataaatcgattgagagaaaacaaatccaggttacaaactaaaacaaagtGCAGGGATTTAAATAAATACACAACATCCCTTCTATTCCATAACAACCTAAAGACCTACCAAAATCTGATATTCTTGGTCTGTCCAGTTCATTACTGTTTCTTCTCTCCTCATGCATGTGGTTATCATCTTCATTGAAGTAATCCTCCGAGCCTTCTCCAGGTTCCTCCCAGGAACATCTACTGTTAACTCCCGACAGGTTGGATCCTTCAGTCTCTATACCCTGGTCCACTCGGTCCTGAAGATGTGGGTCAATCTCAAATATGGTCTCTCCTCTTCTCATATCAGTTATTAACCATGGTCCACCAGCactgaaattataacaaatcatatTATAGACAAGGTCGAAAATCTAATTAAACCAATGTATGGCATTTCTGAAAAAATCAGCTAACTATTTTTAGTGAAACTTATTCAATTGGTCAATATTTAATCTATTGGCTTAGTTTTTATTGtcatacaaatctttgtttcaaTTTGATAACACAATTTTACTATACTTTCTATTTATTCTATTGTAAACAATAGATCTATAAAATTAAAGAGGAGGTACAAAGAgtgcaaaaaaatatatcaatattgaATTATGTGAAACTGTGTTTAAAGCACAACGCTTCTCAAAATAATTTCCAtaagtaatttattttttagataacCTACTTGCtggcataaaaaaaatctactgaaCAAAACTTATATTCTGGTAATGCAGCCTAAATCATCTCAATAATGtcattatatatattacatttgataAACCTGAAAATCTCACTCCAAATATCCTTGTAAAACTGCTTGATAATGATTAAAGTCCCAGGCACTATCAACAATTTATAAatacttcattaaaaaaaagtgatatataatgatgtcaaaaacatttttttaatattgttaggAGGGGACCTTTAATATAAATGTGGGGcaatttttcaacctttttaatgtatattttatttataagttgAGTTTAACAGTTAGAATCAGGATATTGATTTTACCTATATTTATCATAAAGGaaactgttttaaaatatcaaacacCATAACAAATTAATGTTCTCATGAAGTGTTAATTTTCATAAACGTGAAAGGAaagaaataaatatgaaa carries:
- the LOC139520592 gene encoding suppressor of fused homolog isoform X2; this translates as MREVCRCQLGGPDPLDYISMYSNPGDENRGIPPHWHYISYGLSDLHGDGRVHDHQFRMNGNEGPSGFGFELTFRLKREQGETNPPTWPATLMQALSRYVFQTENVLYSGDHVPWNMPLDGSESRIQHMLMAEDAQLLPISTPFGSVNFVQIIGLCEEELRAAQHWNGPGVIELVRSIPCAGGPWLITDMRRGETIFEIDPHLQDRVDQGIETEGSNLSGVNSRCSWEEPGEGSEDYFNEDDNHMHEERRNSNELDRPRISDFDSEQIKATLKKGLTRPSNFGRRDSRENFEYDRQSRKQSFDSTCSDGPTELLRTRSLDAVHLKFNLEAGQLLPLALRGRLKHGRHFTFMSALNDTAITLVSLSVNGSIADENHPFAAHGPWLQVLLTDDFIEEMNMDIEELLNPEEVEFPKTYSWPERRLIVTILPDEV
- the LOC139520592 gene encoding suppressor of fused homolog isoform X1 gives rise to the protein MEDRESIYSSNYSQSSIPITPPGLEAIYNACRRQYQDQPNPLQVTALVKYWLGGPDPLDYISMYSNPGDENRGIPPHWHYISYGLSDLHGDGRVHDHQFRMNGNEGPSGFGFELTFRLKREQGETNPPTWPATLMQALSRYVFQTENVLYSGDHVPWNMPLDGSESRIQHMLMAEDAQLLPISTPFGSVNFVQIIGLCEEELRAAQHWNGPGVIELVRSIPCAGGPWLITDMRRGETIFEIDPHLQDRVDQGIETEGSNLSGVNSRCSWEEPGEGSEDYFNEDDNHMHEERRNSNELDRPRISDFDSEQIKATLKKGLTRPSNFGRRDSRENFEYDRQSRKQSFDSTCSDGPTELLRTRSLDAVHLKFNLEAGQLLPLALRGRLKHGRHFTFMSALNDTAITLVSLSVNGSIADENHPFAAHGPWLQVLLTDDFIEEMNMDIEELLNPEEVEFPKTYSWPERRLIVTILPDEV